The proteins below come from a single Agelaius phoeniceus isolate bAgePho1 chromosome 22, bAgePho1.hap1, whole genome shotgun sequence genomic window:
- the CITED4 gene encoding cbp/p300-interacting transactivator 4, giving the protein MAEHMMMPMSHGGAALQGYRMGVSGLQGPPQHGQHVLRTLPGAAQMMPYGGAGMDGAMRPRASLSGQMGHHQMQNAMMFNGPGQQQQYMGPVGTQQLMASMHLQKLNTQYQGHPLGMSNGPMGAGAQQYRVGPGQHPGMQHMPSPALTLNVMDTDLIDEEVLTSLVLELGLDRIQELPELFLGQNEFDFISDFVSKQQPSAISC; this is encoded by the coding sequence ATGGCCGAGCATATGATGATGCCGATGAGCCACGGTGGCGCCGCGCTGCAGGGCTACCGCATGGGGGTGAGCGGGCTGCAGGGACCCCCGCAGCACGGGCAGCATGTGCTGAGGACGCTGCCCGGCGCCGCTCAGATGATGCCCTACGGAGGGGCTGGCATGGACGGTGCCATGAGGCCGAGGGCCAGCCTCAGCGGACAGATGGGCCACCACCAGATGCAGAACGCGATGATGTTCAATGGgccggggcagcagcagcagtacaTGGGGCCGGTGGGCACCCAGCAGCTCATGGCCAGCATGCACCTACAAAAACTCAACACGCAGTACCAGGGCCACCCGCTGGGCATGAGCAACGGGCCCATGGGAGCGGGTGCCCAGCAGTACAGAGTGGGGCCGGGCCAGCACCCGggcatgcagcacatgccctcaccGGCGCTGACATTGAATGTTATGGACACTGATCTTATAGATGAGGAGGTCTTGACATCCCTTGTCCTGGAACTGGGGTTGGACCGGATTCAGGAGCTGCCAGAGTTATTCTTGGGACAGAACGAGTTCGACTTCATTTCAGACTTTGTTAGCAAACAGCAACCCAGTGCCATCAGTTGCTGA